The following coding sequences are from one Triticum aestivum cultivar Chinese Spring chromosome 5A, IWGSC CS RefSeq v2.1, whole genome shotgun sequence window:
- the LOC123101955 gene encoding alpha-ketoglutarate-dependent dioxygenase abh1-like, whose translation MAGGRGRGAGRNPAPSSSSSSSSSRHRKPRSSREFGHESPLQSQKEGSSSSSPSVSSKKSPQQIVTPVLPKSLDSPVQPPKSLDSSLMMAEQVQPLVQRAASIQLSKPLDSSSASCVSGTVGSDLGAAPFDICMGNSKGIVILKHGLLEINREKRRAKELSNIAPVQHLRPGMVLLKNFLKPDDQVKIIKHCRDLGVGPGGFYQPGYREGGKLSLRMMCLGKNWDPDSGKYGDIRPFDAAQPPKIPEELTKLVEDAIKASHEFLEQRGKGATKPAVELPLLSPDICIVNFYTTSGKLGLHQDKDEEESSIAKGLPVVSFSLGDTAEFLYGDVRDEDKASKIKLESGDVLIFGGQSRRIFHGVSSITPKSAPLWVTDKANLRPGRLNLTFRQYKD comes from the exons ATGGCAGGCGGCCGTGGCCGCGGCGCCGGAAGgaacccggcgccctcctcctcctcctcctcctcctcgtcccggcaCCGGAAGCCCCGGTCCTCGCGCGAGTTC GGCCATGAAAGTCCCTTACAATCTCAAAAGGAGGGGTCGAGTTCATCTTCTCCCTCAGTCAGCAGTAAAAAATCACCGCAACAGATAGTTACACCAGTTCTACCAAAGTCTCTAGATTCACCAGTTCAACCACCAAAGTCTCTTGATTCATCACTGATGATGGCTGAACAAGTTCAACCACTGGTCCAAAGGGCTGCATCGATTCAACTATCAAAACCTCTAGACTCCAGTAGCGCTTCATGTGTCTCTGGAACTGTGGGGTCTGATTTAGGAGCTGCTCCATTTGACATATGCATGGGTAACAGCAAAGGCATTGTCATTCTCAAACATGGTCTCCTTGAGATCAATAGAGAGAAACGCCGTGCAAAGGAGCTTTCGAACATTGCTCCAGTGCAACATTTGAGACCTGGGATGGTTCTATTGAAAAACTTCTTAAAGCCAGATGATCAG GTTAAAATTATCAAGCATTGTCGGGATCTTGGTGTTGGCCCAGGAGGATTTTATCAACCTGGGTACAGAGAAGGTGGTAAGTTAAGTCTACGGATGATGTGCTTAGGGAAGAACTGGGACCCAGATTCAGGCAAATATGGGGATATACGGCCTTTTGATGCTGCTCAACCACCAAAGATACCAGAAGAATTGACCAAGTTAGTGGAAGATGCCATTAAAGCTTCCCATGAATTCTTGGAACAAAGAGGCAAGGGTGCTACCAAACCTGCCGTAGAACTTCCTTTGTTGTCACCGGATATCTGCATTGTTAACTTCTACACCACTAGCGGGAAGTTAGGTCTTCATCAG GACAAAGATGAAGAGGAATCTAGCATTGCCAAGGGACTGCCTGTTGTTTCCTTTTCATTGGGCGACACTGCAGAATTCTTGTATGGCGATGTCAGAGACGAGGATAAGGCCTCAAAGATTAAGCTTGAATCTGGTGATGTTTTGatatttggtggtcaatcaaggcGCATATTCCATGGAGTCTCAAGCATTACGCCGAAAAGTGCACCGCTCTGGGTGACCGACAAGGCAAATCTTCGACCTGGGCGCCTGAACCTCACATTCAGGCAGTACAAAGATTGA
- the LOC123101956 gene encoding protein LURP-one-related 9-like has product MRVDGSFLFGRSVLLDAASRPVLTVQRRPSLFEARRTWKAFKGDSTSSDDLLFSAVVRPSLTNTGDIHVHLDGERRRDFVGVRPWYRGTDCAITHAGATVAQIESSGGFLSPAKYDVRVNEGVYHAFVLGLTVVLEGIRLDDAEQERSRARNNKRTVLFHARFPLIFFLLSKTVINR; this is encoded by the coding sequence ATGCGGGTGGACGGGTCCTTCCTCTTCGGCCGCTCCGTCCTCCTGGACGCCGCGTCGCGCCCCGTGCTCACCGTGCAGCGCCGGCCGTCCCTGTTCGAGGCCCGCCGGACGTGGAAGGCGTTCAAGGGGGACAGCACGAGCTCCGACGACCTGCTCTTCTCCGCCGTCGTGCGGCCTTCGCTGACCAACACGGGGGACATCCACGTGCACCTCGACGGCGAGAGGCGCCGCGACTTCGTCGGCGTTCGCCCCTGGTACCGCGGGACTGACTGCGCCATCACCCACGCCGGCGCCACCGTTGCCCAGATCGAAAGCTCGGGGGGATTCTTGAGTCCGGCGAAGTATGACGTCCGTGTCAACGAAGGCGTCTACCATGCTTTCGTCCTGGGCCTCACCGTGGTTCTGGAGGGTATACGTCTCGACGACGCCGAACAAGAGAGGTCACGAGCTAGAAATAATAAAAGGACTGTGCTATTTCACGCTCGCTTTCCACTGATTTTTTTCCTTCTTTCAAAAACCGTAATAAATCGCTaa